From a region of the Vanrija pseudolonga chromosome 2, complete sequence genome:
- the bdhA gene encoding (R,R)-butanediol dehydrogenase has protein sequence MTNSTNATMKAARYYDRGDIRVENIPVPPVLPGTVGIEVAFCGICGTDLHEYLDGPIFCPSATHAHAISGETAPVTLGHEMSGTVYALGEGVTDLKVGDKVVVEPYIINEGVDTSAASLDYHLSKDMGFIGLSGRGGGLAEKITVQRRWVHAISDNVPLDQAALIEPLSVGYHAFKRSSGKAGDFALITGAGPIGLLTAAVLKAEGITVAISEPSALRRQKATETGVAAHVFDPRTDDVVARVKELTGGKGADIGFECTSVQPAFDTLIDALKPTGVLVVESIWGKKASLDMQKLVLKEIDLRGTIAYVNSHPETIKLVQQGKINLKPFITGVIGLDGLISEGFDTLINKNETAVKILVNPRA, from the coding sequence ATGACCAACAGCACCAACGCCACGATGAAGGCCGCGCGCTACTACGACCGCGGCGACATCCGCGTCGAGAACATCCCCGTGCCCCCCGTCCTGCCCGGCACGGTCGGCATCGAGGTCGCCTTCTGCGGCATCTGCGGCACCGACCTGCACGAGTACCTCGACGGCCCGATCTTCTGCCCGTCAGcgacgcacgcgcacgccatCTCGGGTGAGACGGCGCCCGTCACCCTCGGCCACGAGATGAGCGGCACCGTctacgccctcggcgagggcgtgacGGACCTCAAGGtgggcgacaaggtcgtcgtcgagccgtaCATCATCAAcgagggcgtcgacacgTCGGCTGCGAGCCTCGACTACCACCTGTCCAAGGACATGGGCTTCATCGGCCTCtcgggccgcggcggtggcctcGCGGAGAAGATCACCGTCCAGCGCCGGTGGGTGCACGCCATCAGCGACAATGTGCCGCTTGACCAGGCGGCGCTCATCGAGCCGCTGTCGGTCGGCTACCACGCGTTCAAGCGTTCGAGCGGCAAGGCGGGCGACTTTGCGCTCATCACTGGTGCTGGTCCCATTGGCCTGCTCACCGCCGCTGttctcaaggccgagggcatcACGGTCGCCATCTCTGAGCCGTCGGCCCTGCGCAGGCAAAAGGCGACCGAgacgggcgtcgcggcgcacgtGTTCGACCCGCGCACGGACGACGTTGTCGCCAGGGTCAAGGAGCTCacgggcggcaagggcgccgaCATCGGCTTTGAGTGCACGTCGGTCCAGCCCGCGTTCGACACGCTCATCGACGCCCTCAAGCCcaccggcgtgctcgtcgtcgagagcATCTGGGGCAAGAAGGCCTCGCTCGACATGCAGAAGCTTGTGCTCAAGGAGATTGACCTCCGCGGAACGATCGCGTACGTCAACTCGCACCCCGAGACCATCAAGCTCGTGCAGCAGGGCAAGATCAACCTCAAGCCGTTCATTACCGGCGtcatcggcctcgacggcctcatCTCTGAGGGCTTTGACACGCTCATCAACAAGAACGAGACGGCTGTCAAGATTCTCGTCAACCCCCGGGCGTAA